In the Neodiprion virginianus isolate iyNeoVirg1 chromosome 2, iyNeoVirg1.1, whole genome shotgun sequence genome, GCGAACATCCGACTGCCAAGTGTCCGCCACGTCTGGTTATATTGGACCTGGATAACGGAGGTGCGGTTTTGAAGGAATTCAAATTCCCCGACGATGTCGCTCGCCACAACTCTTCCTACTTGAACGACATCGTTCTCGACCATCAGAACGGCGGCTACGCCTACATATCGGACAGCGGACTCGAACCCGCGATCATAGTTTACTCCCTGAAGGACGACAAGGCTCGGAAGGTCACCCACGATACCATGAAGGCCCAACCCGATGCGGTGAGGTTTGTGGTCGCAGGCACAAACGTCATCCAGTCCGTCAACGTCGACGGCATCGCTCTTTCGCCCCCGGGACCAAACAGGACGCTTTACTACTCGCCGCTGTCTTCGTTCAATCTCTACTCCATTCCCGTCGAGGTCTTGCAAAACAGCTCGATAATCGACGttcaaaattacgtcgtaGATCTGggcaacaaaatttcacagaGCGACGGTATGGTCATGTCAAACACCGGTGTTCTGTACTACGGTCTTTTGGCCGACGACGCCATCGCAATGTGGAACACTTCGACAAGTCAGCCCTTCGCTACCGGACGGAGAACCATCTCCAGGGATCATCTTCTCACCCAGTGGCCCGACACTTTTGGTTTCGATGAAAAGGCTCGACTTTGGTGCGTCGTCAACAGTCTTCAGAACTTTTTGAACGATAAGGTCGATGTAACCCAGTATAACTACAGAATCATATCCAGTAACGCTATGCAGAGGAGTTATCAGTACTTACCCAACAACACGGCTCCGGAACTTCCAGTTATCACTGCCGCTGCTGGTCAAATTCGAATCGCGATGTCCACCGTATTTACCATCCTTCTCGTCTTTCTAGcgtgttaattttttccgtTAAACAATTCCGTGCGACGAAAAAACACCGTGGACGTTAATATTCCTACTCAACTATAATATCGTattacgtatatgtatgttatattatatatattgtacatgtTATACATTAATTATACCTAGTATACTAAAATTATACGACACCGATGAACCTACGTCAGAAAATTATACTTACAATATGCTCGTTCGCAAATATAAACGGGTATTAAAAAGCATGAATCCAGTATCGTCTCACTTACGATTTGCCCGACTTTGTACCAATAATTGGTACACCGTCACAAAGTATTTTGACAGCTCCTAGTTGATCAAATTGGGATGACATGGAGTtggaaatattataatttagaGTTCTTTTCCGATATGGCGAAGCCCGATAGTCGTCCACTCACACTCTCTAGCTGCGACCTGCAGTTATAATTGTAGTATTTTATACAAGTTATCGGTATCGAAAATTGTGTTGTGAAACTGTCATGTAAGTGCTTTACCTAAAAGTCAGTTTTCCAGTATTAGTTACCGATTGCATGCGGATTCAGCTGTCACGATCAATTCCAATCTATCAGAGCGTGCATCTATGTTACATTCCGTCGATATGCT is a window encoding:
- the LOC124297335 gene encoding protein yellow-like, whose product is MLRLALLACLTTTFVVAHAPFSVIFQWKTISYNWPPEYSEKDARYHYIPENNPIAGIKLWKDNMYLTIPRWKSGVPVTLARTPSTPVKDERGLNITKPKLDAYPSWDMQLAGDCNAFQSVQSMEIDPQGRMWVLDTGRTEMMGEHPTAKCPPRLVILDLDNGGAVLKEFKFPDDVARHNSSYLNDIVLDHQNGGYAYISDSGLEPAIIVYSLKDDKARKVTHDTMKAQPDAVRFVVAGTNVIQSVNVDGIALSPPGPNRTLYYSPLSSFNLYSIPVEVLQNSSIIDVQNYVVDLGNKISQSDGMVMSNTGVLYYGLLADDAIAMWNTSTSQPFATGRRTISRDHLLTQWPDTFGFDEKARLWCVVNSLQNFLNDKVDVTQYNYRIISSNAMQRSYQYLPNNTAPELPVITAAAGQIRIAMSTVFTILLVFLAC